A segment of the Salminus brasiliensis chromosome 1, fSalBra1.hap2, whole genome shotgun sequence genome:
CCGTGCTCGAGTACCTCACCGCTGAGATCCTGGAGTTGGCGGGTAACGCCGCCAGGGACAACAAGAAGACCAGGATCATCCCCCGCCACCTCCAGCTCGCCGTCCGCAACGACGAGGAGTTGAACAAGCTGCTCGGCGGAGTGACCATCGCTCAGGGTGGTGTCCTGCCCAACATCCAGGCCGTGCTCCTGCCCAAGAAAACCGGCCAGGCCGCCCCGAGCTCCGGCAAGGCGGGAAAGAAAGGATCCTCACAGTCCCAAGAATACTAGGCAGTAATGGCGCGAACTCTGACTTGATCACAACAACCAAAGGCCCTTTTAAGGGCCACCCAGCTTCTCTGAGAAAGAGCGATTTTCACTGGCTCTTATTTCGATTCGTGTGTCTGTGCTTTTCTACGGTTACAAATAAACATGTTTAACTTGACTGATGCTCCTGTCTTTAACTGCTGGTCAATCGGTTGCAGTTTTCGTGCTTTGATTTGCTTTGCAGATGAAGTCCAACCTTTAGTCCTTGCAGCTGTTGGGACATCAATACTAACACCTACTAAAGATGCCCTTCTATCAGTGGTACACAGCTACAGTCCCTGGACAACAAAATCCAGCTGTCCTTTAAAAAGCACTATTGAGCTTAGCCATGATTAGGGATGTTGGA
Coding sequences within it:
- the h2ax gene encoding histone H2AX codes for the protein MSGRGKTGGKARAKAKTRSSRAGLQFPVGRVHRLLRKGNYAERVGAGAPVYLAAVLEYLTAEILELAGNAARDNKKTRIIPRHLQLAVRNDEELNKLLGGVTIAQGGVLPNIQAVLLPKKTGQAAPSSGKAGKKGSSQSQEY